A single window of Candidatus Acidulodesulfobacterium ferriphilum DNA harbors:
- the rbfA gene encoding 30S ribosome-binding factor RbfA, translated as MLGEGWSGGSRNLIERNKRVGELIAREVSLALEFKVNDNRLKNVTIVGAEASKDLKFCKIFFSVMGSEKEINKALGGFKSSKNFIKKEVFSKVLLRVVPEITFEYYGGLQKAFEINRIINEHNSTNDEHAQPKN; from the coding sequence ATGTTAGGGGAGGGTTGGAGCGGGGGTAGCAGGAATTTGATAGAGAGAAATAAAAGGGTTGGCGAACTCATTGCCAGAGAAGTATCTCTGGCGCTTGAATTTAAGGTTAATGACAACAGATTAAAAAATGTTACGATAGTAGGCGCCGAAGCCTCAAAAGATTTAAAATTTTGTAAAATATTTTTTAGCGTTATGGGGTCTGAAAAAGAAATAAATAAAGCTCTTGGCGGATTTAAGAGTTCCAAAAATTTTATAAAAAAAGAGGTATTTTCTAAAGTACTCTTAAGGGTTGTTCCCGAGATCACATTCGAGTATTATGGGGGATTGCAAAAGGCTTTTGAGATTAACCGAATAATAAACGAGCATAATTCGACAAATGACGAACATGCGCAACCTAAAAATTAA
- a CDS encoding ribosome maturation factor RimP, with protein MHDNLIKNIEKLIEDIVIYYGCYLVGVVFVPARRDSGVILRVYVDAEGGVNISQLSDISKELSMILDIKDLIKFKYTLEVSSPGINRIIIKFSDYEKYKGKRVKISLRKKIDGRVNLIGKIIDVENSEPYANPSIKIFDEIENKTQIIPFIQIKKGNLLIV; from the coding sequence ATGCACGATAATTTGATAAAAAATATAGAAAAACTGATAGAAGATATTGTTATTTATTACGGATGTTATCTTGTCGGCGTTGTGTTTGTCCCGGCAAGAAGGGATAGCGGGGTAATTTTGAGGGTTTATGTCGATGCCGAAGGAGGGGTTAATATATCCCAGTTGTCCGATATCTCAAAAGAATTAAGTATGATACTGGATATCAAAGATTTGATAAAATTTAAATACACCCTTGAGGTTTCATCTCCGGGTATCAACAGGATTATTATAAAGTTTAGCGATTATGAAAAATATAAGGGGAAAAGGGTAAAAATATCCCTGCGAAAAAAAATTGACGGAAGGGTAAATTTAATCGGAAAGATAATCGATGTGGAAAATAGCGAACCTTATGCAAACCCTTCCATAAAAATATTTGACGAAATCGAAAATAAAACACAAATTATTCCCTTTATTCAAATTAAAAAGGGAAATTTACTAATCGTATAA
- the nusA gene encoding transcription termination factor NusA, producing MSQLIINDLSSVIDQVSKDKNIDRSLVIEALEQAILAIARKNLGIGYDLEAHYTEETGEIEVFMFKQVVDEVKNPRTEISVKDAVKNDPDAIVGDSLGLKVEKNIYGRIEAQVAKQVIFQKIKEIEHKNIFDEFNERKGEIVSGLVRKVEKSMIIVDLGKTEAILPKQEQIYSETYKPNDRIRAVLSNIKMEKGGPKLILSRASDEFLIKLFELEVPEIYDGAVKIVRVARAPGFRSKIAVYTTDKDIDPVGACVGVKGFRIQSIINELRGEKIDIIPYSDNPAKLVVNALSPAEVSKVAVNEDTKTITVIVPDDQLALAIGKQGQNVRLATKITDYKIDINSESKAGKKDQSAYKALMDIPGIGDIIAKLLYQSGYSSVEDIANASVSELVKDISVDAKKAEKIINSAGEFLARIKSDMELKEKIDKEIN from the coding sequence GTGTCTCAACTTATCATAAATGACCTTAGTTCGGTAATAGATCAGGTCTCTAAAGATAAAAATATCGACCGCTCTTTAGTTATCGAGGCTTTAGAGCAAGCAATACTTGCTATTGCCAGGAAAAATCTAGGCATAGGATATGATCTGGAGGCGCATTATACCGAAGAAACGGGAGAAATAGAGGTGTTTATGTTTAAACAGGTGGTAGATGAGGTTAAAAACCCCAGAACAGAAATTTCTGTTAAAGATGCGGTTAAAAATGACCCCGATGCCATTGTTGGAGACAGCCTCGGGCTTAAAGTAGAAAAAAATATTTACGGCAGGATAGAAGCGCAGGTTGCAAAGCAGGTTATCTTTCAAAAAATAAAAGAGATAGAACATAAAAATATTTTTGACGAGTTTAATGAACGAAAGGGCGAAATTGTAAGCGGCCTTGTTAGAAAGGTTGAAAAATCGATGATAATAGTCGATTTGGGAAAAACGGAGGCGATTTTACCCAAACAAGAGCAAATATACAGCGAAACATATAAGCCGAACGATAGAATAAGGGCAGTATTATCTAATATTAAAATGGAAAAAGGGGGACCAAAACTTATTCTTTCCCGCGCCTCCGATGAATTTTTAATCAAGCTTTTTGAATTGGAGGTACCGGAGATTTACGACGGCGCCGTTAAAATTGTCAGAGTAGCGAGAGCTCCTGGGTTCAGGTCTAAAATTGCGGTTTATACGACTGATAAAGATATAGATCCTGTCGGCGCATGCGTCGGCGTAAAGGGGTTTAGAATACAGAGCATAATCAACGAATTAAGGGGAGAAAAGATTGACATTATTCCTTATTCCGATAATCCCGCAAAATTGGTCGTAAATGCTTTAAGCCCTGCCGAGGTTTCCAAGGTTGCCGTTAACGAGGATACAAAAACAATTACGGTTATAGTTCCCGATGATCAGCTTGCTCTCGCAATTGGTAAGCAGGGGCAAAATGTCAGGCTTGCAACAAAAATAACCGATTACAAGATAGATATTAACAGCGAATCGAAAGCAGGCAAAAAGGACCAGTCGGCATATAAGGCTCTTATGGATATACCGGGGATTGGCGATATTATAGCAAAACTCTTATATCAGAGCGGCTATAGTTCTGTCGAAGATATAGCAAATGCCTCTGTTTCCGAATTGGTCAAGGATATTTCGGTAGATGCAAAGAAGGCTGAAAAAATTATAAATTCTGCAGGTGAGTTTCTTGCCAGAATAAAATCGGATATGGAGCTTAAAGAAAAGATAGATAAAGAAATTAATTAA
- a CDS encoding sigma-54-dependent Fis family transcriptional regulator — MNERFIAASGSKKRILLIDDEKSILDSLKMMLTFEGYDVAAAESVNLAIKFLEEEDFNLIVSDVRMPGISGLDFIEFFKKARQDLSSKLLPIILMTAYSDVKTGVEAIKQGVFDYITKPFDNEEFKIIVKRALDYFKAFEELNAIKSAETIRGGIKGESKIIKNLLNEIARVSLNFNTILITGESGTGKELAARLIHEIYSKDNGTPKDVPFVPVNLAAIPENLVESELFGYVKGAFTGAETNKPGLIQYAGNGIIFLDEIGDLSLPLQIKLLRVLQEKSYRKLGSNKEEFMATKIIAATNKDLNVLVSSGKFRDDLYFRLNRVNIKMPPLREHKEDIPILASYFIKRFSKSINSISPEAVSLLMDYDYPGNVRELENITERACIYCEGGDKTGSPMEIGENCLPDYIFKKDNNKKINNDFEGEYFAKIIEIFDRLNHEKKLSLPDFIKNIEKIIVKNRIKEDNSRLDAAKSLGLSLRSLRYILSKMG; from the coding sequence ATGAACGAACGGTTTATAGCCGCAAGCGGCTCAAAGAAAAGAATATTACTCATAGACGATGAAAAATCGATACTGGATTCTTTAAAGATGATGCTTACTTTTGAAGGCTATGATGTTGCCGCCGCCGAAAGCGTGAACCTTGCTATAAAATTTTTGGAGGAAGAAGATTTTAATCTTATCGTTTCCGATGTGAGAATGCCCGGAATATCAGGATTAGATTTTATTGAATTCTTTAAAAAAGCAAGGCAGGATTTAAGCTCTAAGCTGCTGCCGATAATATTGATGACCGCCTATTCAGATGTCAAAACAGGAGTAGAAGCTATTAAACAAGGGGTTTTCGATTACATAACCAAGCCTTTCGATAATGAAGAATTTAAAATTATCGTTAAAAGGGCGCTGGATTATTTTAAGGCTTTTGAAGAATTGAACGCCATCAAAAGTGCTGAAACGATAAGGGGCGGGATAAAAGGAGAATCTAAAATTATAAAAAATCTTTTAAACGAGATAGCCCGCGTTTCTTTAAATTTTAATACTATTCTTATCACAGGGGAATCTGGCACAGGAAAAGAATTAGCCGCAAGGCTGATTCATGAGATTTATTCTAAAGATAATGGAACCCCAAAAGATGTCCCGTTCGTCCCCGTAAATTTAGCCGCTATTCCTGAAAATCTTGTCGAAAGCGAATTATTCGGTTATGTTAAGGGCGCTTTTACCGGTGCGGAAACAAATAAACCAGGACTGATACAATATGCCGGCAACGGGATTATTTTTCTTGACGAGATAGGGGATTTGTCGTTGCCGCTGCAGATAAAGTTATTAAGGGTTTTACAGGAGAAGTCATACAGGAAATTAGGGTCAAACAAAGAAGAATTTATGGCTACAAAGATAATTGCCGCTACAAATAAAGACTTGAATGTTTTGGTTTCTTCCGGTAAATTTAGGGATGATTTATATTTCAGGTTAAACCGTGTAAACATAAAAATGCCTCCGTTAAGGGAGCACAAAGAGGATATCCCTATTTTAGCGTCATATTTTATAAAGAGGTTTTCAAAATCGATAAATTCTATATCACCGGAAGCGGTATCATTACTGATGGATTACGATTACCCCGGCAATGTAAGGGAACTTGAAAATATTACCGAAAGGGCATGCATTTACTGTGAAGGCGGCGATAAAACCGGTTCGCCTATGGAGATAGGCGAAAATTGCCTTCCCGATTATATTTTTAAAAAGGATAATAATAAAAAAATAAATAACGATTTTGAAGGTGAATACTTTGCGAAAATAATCGAAATATTTGACCGTCTTAACCATGAAAAAAAGTTATCGCTGCCTGATTTCATTAAAAATATCGAAAAAATTATCGTAAAAAACAGGATAAAAGAGGATAATTCCAGACTGGATGCAGCAAAGAGTCTTGGTTTGTCTTTAAGGTCTTTAAGGTATATATTATCAAAAATGGGTTGA
- a CDS encoding translation initiation factor IF-2, whose translation MNNSARTEEKKMEERRVSKGVIRRRASKVEEAEIAVSPATPAISAETEGSAKKVSQEISKAALQIEKAVKPEAVKEPAVEAAARQNTVSKQDLKKQKPAKDNIAAFKKGNEKKEPKRHIAGAGDVLSVVKTLDIDKVKHISEEGPESQASPKKIGKKDEFKKVSPIKFNKNEKFVDTSEESEYFAHRRHKKRFKSNRGVQQISQLQQVIPEKRASKKVIKINSGITVNDLSQAMGVKASEVIRKLMDVGIITTINQAIDIDAASLIATEYGYTVENVSFNEAFALEESPDSPESLIHRAPVVTVMGHVDHGKTSLLDAIRKTNVTSNEAGGITQHIGAYSVKVDDSMVTFLDTPGHEAFTEMRARGASITDIVVLVVAADDGVMPQTVEAINHAKAANVPIIVAINKIDKPGANPAKIKNSLMEFGLVSEDLGGTTLYANVSAKTGQGLKELLELIILQSEILELKANPDKLARGTVIEAKLDKGRGPVATVLIQSGTLHVNDSAVCGLYYVKVRAMADYKGAKIEKAGPSTPIELFGLEGVPSPGDNFIALKDEKEAKRISLERQLKYREVELSSTAKTTLEGLYLKIKSGGIKELRLIVKTDVSGSMEALIQSFNKLSTLKVKVNVIHSGASAITESDVMLAKATNSIIIAFNVRPEPKALILSENEGIEIRYYNIIYDAVKDIKDAMEGLLAPVEKEKITGKAEVRDVFSVPKVGTVAGSFILSGTIKRSSNARLLRDNVVIYTGHINSLKRFKEDVKEVQVNFECGILLENFNDIKAGDIIEAYEIEYIKQTLESSSNEA comes from the coding sequence ATGAATAATTCCGCAAGGACGGAAGAAAAGAAAATGGAAGAAAGAAGAGTATCAAAAGGCGTAATCAGGAGAAGGGCAAGCAAGGTAGAGGAAGCTGAAATTGCAGTTTCTCCCGCCACACCGGCAATTTCCGCTGAAACCGAAGGTTCCGCTAAAAAGGTTTCGCAGGAAATATCTAAAGCCGCGTTGCAAATAGAAAAAGCCGTTAAACCTGAGGCTGTCAAGGAACCGGCAGTTGAGGCCGCTGCCCGTCAAAATACAGTTTCGAAGCAGGATTTAAAAAAACAAAAGCCTGCCAAAGATAATATTGCCGCGTTTAAAAAGGGTAACGAAAAAAAAGAACCCAAAAGGCACATAGCCGGCGCAGGCGATGTATTAAGCGTGGTAAAGACTTTAGATATAGATAAGGTAAAACACATAAGCGAAGAAGGTCCTGAAAGCCAGGCATCCCCAAAAAAGATAGGAAAAAAAGACGAATTTAAGAAAGTATCTCCTATAAAGTTTAATAAAAACGAAAAATTCGTAGATACATCCGAAGAGAGCGAATATTTTGCCCATAGAAGGCATAAAAAAAGGTTTAAGTCGAATAGAGGGGTTCAACAGATTTCGCAATTACAGCAGGTTATACCCGAAAAAAGAGCTTCCAAAAAGGTGATCAAGATAAATAGCGGCATAACCGTTAACGATTTATCGCAGGCTATGGGCGTTAAGGCATCGGAGGTTATTAGAAAATTAATGGATGTCGGTATTATAACCACTATAAATCAAGCAATAGATATCGATGCGGCATCGCTTATTGCCACGGAATACGGCTATACTGTGGAAAATGTCAGCTTCAATGAGGCCTTTGCGCTGGAAGAGTCGCCCGATTCCCCTGAATCCCTTATACATAGAGCTCCCGTTGTTACCGTTATGGGGCATGTCGACCACGGCAAAACCTCTTTGCTCGATGCTATTAGAAAAACAAATGTGACATCGAACGAAGCGGGAGGGATAACCCAGCATATAGGCGCTTATAGCGTTAAAGTAGATGACTCTATGGTAACATTTTTAGATACCCCCGGTCACGAAGCCTTTACGGAGATGAGGGCAAGAGGGGCAAGCATCACCGACATAGTTGTTCTTGTCGTCGCCGCCGATGACGGCGTTATGCCCCAAACCGTGGAAGCGATTAATCATGCAAAGGCGGCAAATGTTCCGATAATCGTTGCAATTAATAAAATAGACAAGCCCGGTGCAAATCCCGCTAAAATAAAAAATAGCCTGATGGAATTTGGCCTTGTTTCGGAAGACCTGGGCGGAACCACTCTTTATGCTAATGTTTCTGCCAAAACAGGACAGGGATTAAAGGAACTTCTCGAACTCATAATACTTCAGTCCGAAATTTTAGAATTAAAGGCAAATCCCGATAAACTGGCAAGAGGAACGGTAATCGAGGCAAAGCTCGACAAAGGAAGGGGGCCGGTTGCTACCGTTTTGATACAGAGCGGGACTTTACATGTAAATGATAGCGCCGTATGCGGTTTATATTATGTTAAGGTTAGAGCTATGGCGGATTACAAAGGGGCTAAGATTGAAAAAGCGGGGCCGTCAACACCTATCGAGCTGTTCGGTCTTGAGGGGGTTCCCTCTCCCGGCGACAATTTTATCGCATTAAAGGATGAAAAAGAGGCTAAGAGGATTAGTTTAGAAAGACAGTTAAAGTATAGAGAGGTTGAATTAAGTTCCACTGCCAAAACGACACTGGAGGGACTATATTTAAAGATAAAATCAGGGGGAATCAAAGAATTAAGACTGATTGTAAAAACGGATGTTTCCGGTTCGATGGAGGCATTAATTCAATCTTTTAATAAACTTTCGACTCTTAAAGTTAAAGTCAATGTTATCCATAGCGGCGCATCGGCAATCACCGAAAGCGATGTTATGCTTGCAAAAGCGACAAACTCTATAATAATAGCGTTTAATGTTCGCCCCGAGCCAAAAGCATTAATTTTAAGCGAAAATGAGGGTATAGAGATACGATACTACAATATTATTTATGACGCCGTCAAAGATATTAAAGATGCCATGGAAGGACTTCTTGCTCCCGTCGAAAAAGAGAAGATAACAGGTAAGGCTGAGGTAAGAGATGTATTTAGCGTTCCTAAGGTGGGGACGGTTGCGGGTTCTTTCATATTGAGCGGGACTATTAAAAGGTCTTCTAACGCCAGACTTTTAAGGGATAATGTGGTAATCTACACAGGTCACATAAATTCGCTTAAAAGGTTCAAAGAGGATGTTAAGGAGGTTCAGGTAAATTTTGAATGTGGGATACTTCTCGAAAATTTTAACGATATTAAGGCCGGAGACATAATAGAAGCTTACGAGATTGAATATATCAAACAAACTCTTGAGTCTTCTTCTAATGAGGCATAA
- a CDS encoding bifunctional oligoribonuclease/PAP phosphatase NrnA: MIHEIKEYSNVDIIDLKNSTNDIFHVIETSKKILIATHENPEGDAISSVIAAALFLRSLDKEVFLYNKDSIPNNLKFLPWAEKFLNEFPREPIDLLIVVDCGEFSRIGANFEHLSGINRIINIDHHFTNTRFGHSNLVIPDASSTGEILFYLFLSYAAHENKIPYSPYDSFLNGKLNEPLPCNLDERNKILSKINGEIALALYTSILTDTGSFHYSSANKRSFYICSVLNEYDINPSKIATEIFETKPAEMYILLGKSLGTLEFAADGKVASMVGTKKMINDILQKADGYRVNGLYENFVNYPRSIQGVEIAIFFREVSFNEYRLNFRSKSYANVAKVAERFGGGGHKFAAGCKASGDLNEIKKEVYKYCEEVL, translated from the coding sequence TTGATTCATGAAATAAAAGAATATTCAAATGTGGATATAATAGACCTAAAAAATTCGACGAATGATATATTTCATGTTATAGAGACATCTAAAAAAATTCTTATCGCAACCCATGAAAATCCTGAGGGCGATGCAATAAGTTCCGTTATTGCCGCAGCCCTGTTTCTTCGTTCGTTAGATAAAGAGGTGTTTCTTTACAATAAGGACTCTATTCCAAATAACTTGAAATTTTTGCCATGGGCGGAGAAATTTTTAAATGAATTTCCAAGAGAGCCTATTGATTTGCTTATCGTCGTCGATTGCGGCGAGTTTTCCCGTATTGGAGCTAATTTTGAACATCTTTCGGGTATAAATAGAATAATTAATATAGACCATCATTTTACTAATACACGCTTTGGGCATTCAAACCTCGTGATACCAGATGCAAGTTCAACGGGAGAGATTCTTTTTTATCTTTTTTTATCTTATGCCGCTCATGAAAATAAAATCCCTTATTCTCCTTATGACAGCTTTCTGAATGGAAAATTAAATGAGCCGCTGCCGTGCAATTTGGATGAAAGAAATAAAATTTTGTCTAAGATAAACGGCGAAATTGCATTAGCGTTATATACATCGATATTGACGGATACGGGCTCGTTTCATTATTCGTCGGCAAATAAAAGATCTTTTTATATCTGTTCCGTTTTAAATGAGTATGATATAAACCCATCAAAAATAGCTACCGAAATTTTTGAAACAAAGCCTGCAGAAATGTATATATTGTTAGGAAAGAGTTTAGGCACTCTCGAGTTTGCCGCAGACGGTAAAGTAGCATCGATGGTTGGAACTAAAAAGATGATTAACGATATTCTTCAGAAGGCGGATGGATACAGGGTTAACGGGTTATATGAAAATTTTGTCAATTATCCAAGGTCGATTCAAGGCGTGGAGATAGCGATATTTTTTAGAGAAGTATCCTTTAACGAATACAGGTTGAATTTCAGGTCTAAAAGTTATGCAAATGTTGCAAAAGTTGCCGAAAGATTTGGGGGCGGCGGACATAAGTTCGCTGCAGGATGCAAAGCCAGCGGCGATTTAAACGAAATTAAAAAAGAGGTATATAAATATTGCGAAGAGGTTTTATAA
- the truA gene encoding tRNA pseudouridine(38-40) synthase TruA, whose product MIKNGLTVNYLIVAEYNGLNYNGWQSQNNPKKSGKVKTIESELLEAIGIVTKFEPKLFVSGRTDAGVHALNQVANFKLPFYYDIVKLKASLNGILPPDISVKNIEIVHDSFHSTIDTVSKTYLYKINSGFKSSLLSGYSWFIKEKLNLELMKEAAKIFTGRNNFINFTKRGKEKHLINYYRVVNDIRICQKNYGFDIFVEGEGFLRHMVRRIVGAIIACGSGKANIGYIADMLNGKSLAGKVLNAPPCGLFLYSVKYRHKNYC is encoded by the coding sequence ATTATCAAAAATGGGTTGACCGTGAACTACTTAATTGTTGCCGAATATAACGGTTTAAATTACAACGGCTGGCAGAGCCAAAATAATCCCAAGAAATCGGGGAAGGTTAAAACTATTGAAAGCGAACTCTTAGAGGCTATCGGTATCGTAACAAAATTTGAGCCGAAATTGTTTGTTTCGGGAAGAACCGATGCGGGCGTTCATGCTCTGAACCAGGTTGCCAATTTTAAACTCCCCTTTTATTATGATATAGTTAAGTTAAAGGCATCCCTAAACGGCATTCTTCCGCCCGACATATCCGTAAAAAATATAGAGATAGTTCATGATTCTTTTCATTCGACCATCGACACCGTTTCCAAGACATACTTGTATAAAATAAATTCAGGGTTTAAGAGTTCTTTATTATCCGGATATTCATGGTTCATTAAAGAAAAATTAAATTTGGAACTTATGAAGGAAGCCGCAAAAATTTTTACAGGCAGAAACAACTTTATTAATTTTACCAAAAGGGGAAAAGAAAAGCATTTAATTAATTATTACAGGGTAGTCAACGATATAAGAATATGCCAAAAAAATTACGGTTTCGATATATTTGTCGAGGGGGAAGGTTTTTTGAGGCATATGGTGAGAAGAATTGTCGGCGCTATAATTGCCTGCGGCAGCGGCAAGGCAAATATTGGATATATAGCAGACATGCTGAATGGAAAAAGCTTGGCGGGGAAGGTGCTTAATGCCCCGCCTTGCGGGCTTTTTTTATATTCGGTAAAATACAGGCATAAAAATTATTGTTGA
- the truB gene encoding tRNA pseudouridine(55) synthase TruB, which translates to MKVVKNSDINGILVIDKPKDMTSFTVDSMIKKELNCLKVGHAGTLDPFATGVLPVLINKATKIQDKLINIPKSYEGAFKIGVSTNTLDVSGIEVDKKQVSGSEIANIADYLSKLKGDFTQKIPMFSAKKFKGVPLYKYARKNIDIGSIYGDKKTGVVNIYDFEVKSYDNAFIYFKCSVSKGTYVRAIAQDIMDKFNIPAHLFSLRRTSAGGFDIYEALPFESLTKGVDFMIENIVQVHSHRIINNNDDISITKYNNI; encoded by the coding sequence ATGAAAGTAGTTAAAAACAGTGACATTAACGGTATTCTTGTAATAGATAAACCAAAAGATATGACTTCTTTTACAGTGGATTCCATGATTAAAAAAGAGCTTAATTGCTTAAAGGTCGGTCATGCGGGGACATTAGATCCTTTTGCAACGGGAGTGCTTCCCGTTCTTATAAATAAGGCGACAAAGATTCAGGATAAGCTCATTAATATTCCAAAATCATACGAAGGCGCTTTCAAAATCGGCGTAAGCACAAACACCCTTGATGTTTCGGGCATAGAAGTCGATAAGAAACAGGTGTCAGGTTCTGAAATTGCAAATATAGCCGATTATTTAAGCAAGCTAAAAGGGGATTTTACTCAAAAAATTCCGATGTTTAGTGCAAAAAAGTTTAAGGGTGTACCTTTATATAAGTATGCGAGAAAAAATATCGATATAGGCAGTATATATGGCGATAAAAAGACAGGGGTTGTAAATATTTATGATTTTGAAGTAAAGTCTTACGATAACGCTTTCATATATTTTAAATGTAGTGTTTCAAAGGGAACCTATGTGAGAGCCATAGCTCAGGATATAATGGATAAATTCAATATTCCTGCCCATTTGTTCAGTCTTAGAAGAACGAGCGCCGGCGGTTTTGATATCTATGAGGCTTTACCTTTTGAATCACTGACAAAGGGTGTAGATTTTATGATAGAAAATATTGTGCAGGTCCACAGCCATAGGATTATTAATAATAATGACGATATATCGATAACAAAGTATAATAATATTTAA
- a CDS encoding type II secretion system F family protein: protein MVISAMYQGRDKEGNVFKMAIYQWKGKRRSGEYLKGEITASDPRFVAEELRKMDIYPINIGKKNEFFTLSLQGTKEISPKTKISDNNLIVFTRQFSSLIDSGVPILQGLTIMIEQQKNKELKGILLKIKESIENGASLSDSLRKFPRVFNDLYVNLVEAGEKGGVLDRVFKRLSVYFEKILRLKRKIKGAMIYPIVVLSVAVAVIIILMTFVIPVFANLFASVGAKLPALTRDVIAFSDFMRAYILYIIIGVGALIFALRFYHKKESGRRNIDRLFLKIPLIGVLLKKVAIARFARTLSTMVESGVPILAGLEIVSKTSGNKIIEESLMQTKQDVSAGSPLSAALNKTNLFPPLVIQMVMVGEKTGNLDAMLAKVADYYDEEVDNAVNNLTQMLEPALIIFLGIVVGTLVVAMYLPIFNLGKAIKG, encoded by the coding sequence ATGGTCATCTCTGCAATGTATCAGGGCAGGGATAAGGAAGGTAATGTATTTAAAATGGCTATCTATCAATGGAAAGGCAAGCGGCGTTCGGGGGAGTATTTAAAAGGGGAAATTACCGCCTCAGACCCGAGATTCGTCGCTGAAGAACTTAGGAAAATGGATATTTACCCCATAAATATCGGAAAGAAGAATGAGTTTTTTACTCTAAGCCTTCAAGGGACAAAAGAAATCAGTCCTAAAACCAAAATCAGCGATAATAACCTGATTGTTTTTACAAGGCAGTTTTCCTCGCTGATAGACTCCGGCGTTCCAATTCTTCAGGGTTTAACCATAATGATAGAACAGCAAAAGAATAAAGAATTAAAAGGGATACTGCTTAAGATAAAAGAAAGTATCGAGAACGGCGCATCTTTATCGGATAGCCTTAGAAAATTTCCCCGGGTTTTTAACGACTTATATGTAAATCTTGTTGAAGCGGGTGAAAAGGGCGGCGTTTTAGACAGGGTCTTTAAAAGATTATCGGTATATTTCGAAAAGATACTCAGGCTAAAAAGGAAAATAAAAGGGGCTATGATTTATCCTATAGTCGTATTAAGCGTTGCGGTAGCCGTCATTATTATACTCATGACATTCGTTATTCCCGTATTTGCCAATCTTTTTGCCAGCGTCGGTGCCAAACTTCCGGCGCTAACAAGGGATGTGATAGCATTCAGCGACTTTATGAGGGCATATATTTTATACATAATAATAGGCGTTGGAGCGCTTATATTTGCCTTAAGGTTTTACCATAAAAAGGAAAGCGGAAGGAGAAATATAGATCGTCTTTTCCTTAAGATACCGCTCATCGGCGTATTACTCAAAAAGGTCGCGATAGCAAGATTTGCAAGAACCCTTTCCACGATGGTGGAAAGCGGCGTTCCGATACTGGCAGGATTAGAAATTGTTTCCAAAACAAGCGGAAATAAAATCATCGAAGAATCGCTTATGCAAACCAAACAGGATGTTTCCGCAGGCTCTCCCCTTTCGGCAGCCTTAAATAAAACCAATTTGTTCCCTCCGTTAGTAATTCAAATGGTTATGGTCGGCGAAAAGACCGGAAACTTAGACGCCATGCTTGCCAAAGTTGCCGATTATTACGATGAAGAGGTTGATAATGCCGTTAACAATTTAACCCAGATGTTAGAACCAGCATTAATAATATTTCTCGGAATAGTTGTAGGAACGCTCGTTGTTGCAATGTATTTGCCTATATTTAACCTTGGAAAAGCTATTAAAGGGTAA
- a CDS encoding 30S ribosomal protein S15, whose product MPISKDEKNTIIEKFKTHQGDSGSVEVQVALLTYRINLLSEHFKKFAKDHHSRRGLLKMVSRRRHLLDYLKSKDETRYKTLISSLELRK is encoded by the coding sequence ATGCCAATTTCAAAAGACGAAAAAAACACAATAATCGAGAAGTTTAAGACGCATCAAGGGGATTCCGGTTCTGTTGAGGTTCAGGTTGCGCTGCTCACATATCGTATTAATTTATTATCTGAGCATTTTAAAAAATTTGCCAAAGACCATCATTCGAGAAGAGGACTTTTAAAAATGGTTTCGAGAAGAAGACATTTGCTTGATTATTTAAAAAGTAAAGATGAAACAAGGTATAAAACCCTTATAAGTTCGCTTGAACTTCGCAAATAA